The following are encoded in a window of Cryptococcus neoformans var. neoformans B-3501A chromosome 13, whole genome shotgun sequence genomic DNA:
- a CDS encoding hypothetical protein (Similar to gi|32403216|ref|XP_322221.1| hypothetical protein [Neurospora crassa], FASTA scores: opt: 544, E(): 3.8e-28, (50.901% identity (75.225% similar) in 222 aa overlap (119-338:118-316)); HMMPfam hit to CDP-OH_P_transf, CDP-alcohol phosphatidyltransferase, score: 64.7, E(): 2.4e-16), with protein MLSTTPRAFFIILDVAAHNLPFKLQTQAAHLRTKSRYAARQLSTLVEMKPRVLSKQSLRPASPRQLLRMENKMQGCKRYLISGKSKAVDAAAATSTHETSPETPLTKSDKEKSLTDLYESPYTIPNALTLARLLACPVLGYMIVQGDYAWATSILFASGVTDWLDGWLARRYNSFSVLGSILDPAADKALMTTLVGTLAWAGLLPVPLAILIVGRDVALSISAFYFRFISLPKPRTLRRYFDFSIPSAQVTPTKISKVGHVHALFRNSRTCYEFADSVIQINTLLQLMLMGMTTISPLLSISLALPLQALQWTVAGTTIWSGLSYIGRSGVKILKQPAKGV; from the exons ATGCTTTCAACAACCCCCAGAGCCTTTTTTATAATACTAGATGTCGCCGCTCATAATCTACCCTTCAAGCTTCAGACTCAGGCGGCTCACTTGAGAACCAAGTCCCGTTATGCCGCGCGACAACTATCGACTTTGGTGGAAATGAAACCGAGGGTTTTGAGCAAGCAGTCACTCCGACCGGCGTCGCCGAGACAGCTGCTGCGTATGGAAAACAAGATGCAGGGATGCAAACGTTATCTCATTAGTGGAAAATCCAAAGCCGTTGATGCGGCCGCCGCCACATCCACT CATGAAACATCCCCGGAAACACCGTTAACGAAGTCTGATAAGGAAAAGAGCTTAACAGACCTCTATGAATCACCTTACACCATCCCGAACGCTCTCACATTAGCTCGATTACTCGCGTGTCCGGTCCTTGGCTACATGATCGTGCAAGGTGACTATGCATGGGCGACGAGTATCCTGTTTGCCAGTGGTGTAACGGACTGG TTGGACGGTTGGCTTGCGAGACGATACAATAGTTTCTCCGTTTTGGGATCCATTTTAGATCCAGCCGCCGATAAGGCGCTGATGACGACGTTGGTCGGTACACTGGCATGGGCCGGACTTCTTCCCG TACCTCTTGCAATCCTAATCGTTGGGCGAGATGTTGCACTCTCAATATCTGCTTTTTACTTCCGATTCATTTCTCTTCCGAAGCCT CGAACGTTGCGGCGGTACTTTGACTTCTCGATACCGTCGGCTCAAGTAACCCCGACAAAAATCAGCAAGGTGGGTCATGTTCACGCACTTTTTAGGAATTCACGCACTTGTTACGAATTCGCTGACTCCGTGATCCAGATAAATACTTTGCTTCAGCTTATGCTTATGGGAATGACCACaatttctcctcttctctccatttctCTTGCTTTACCGCTGCAAGCGCTTCA ATGGACCGTGGCTGGAACAACGATTTGGAGCGGGTTGAGTTACATTGGAAGATCTGGTGTCAAAATTCTGAAGCAACCAGCCAAGGGTGTTTAG
- a CDS encoding hypothetical protein (Similar to gi|38107235|gb|EAA53435.1| hypothetical protein MG07712.4 [Magnaporthe grisea 70-15], FASTA scores: opt: 377, E(): 3e-17, (42.735% identity (62.821% similar) in 234 aa overlap (74-291:23-228)); HMMPfam hit to DnaJ, DnaJ domain, score: 44.4, E(): 3.1e-10) — MELAASEDKVIRGAIQIIIFACFSPLLFKDTIQVISTINSIPTHKCGNNELRPWRQHYHSTTRFWVWHLLLQDEIRTAYKKESLRSHPDRLPQTATPQERRKATERFQVVSDAYYVLSDPGRRAEYDALFRSRPSSAFTEDNASEYEQAQASGNFFQNFAQFFQNASASNAAGDDTKESAGTGAGTGRRPNADNVFGDVFEEMLAPEVSHVRPWWSWVGGTSGAALGYIVANVPGAVAGELDVEVDGFVGFAGNRLGAIRDAKGRAVGEVFKDLGGAQKAEILRALAFKVLGSMG, encoded by the exons ATGGAGCTCGCTGCGAGCGAGGATAAAGTAATAAGAGGAGCGATACAAATAATAATATTTGCTTGTTTTTCGCCTTTACTTTTCAAGGATACGATCCAAGTTatctccaccatcaacAGCATTCCCACACATAAGTGCGGAAATAACGAACTCAGACCATGGCGTCAACATTACCACAG TACTACAAGATTTTG GGTGTGGCACCTACTGCTACA GGACGAAATCCGAACAGCATATAAGAAAGAATCTTTGAGAAGTCATCCTGACCGATTACCTCAAACCGCGACTCCTCAGGAGCGTAGGAAAGCCACCGAGAGATTC CAAGTTGTCTCAGACGCCTACTACGTTCTCTCGGACCCTGGGCGCAGAGCGGAATACGATGCTCTCTTCCGTTCTCGACCCTCCTCAGCCTTTACAGAAGACAACGCTTCAGAATACGAACAGGCACAAGCGTCTGGAAACTTTTTCCAAAACTTCGCCCAATTCTTCCAGAATGCCAGCGCCAGTAATGCAGCGGGTGACGATACCAAAGAAAGCGCTGGAACTGGTGCGGGTACTGGCAGAAGACCTAATGCCGATAACGTCTTTGGCGACgtctttgaagagatgCTGGCTCCCGAAGTGTCACATGTGAGACCATGGTGGTCATGGGTCGGTGGCACATCCGGTGCCGCATTAGGTTACATTGTGGCCAACGTCCCAGGGGCCGTGGCAGGTG AATTGGACGTGGAGGTTGATGGGTTTGTAGGGTTTGCGGGGAATAGGTTGGGAGCTATTAGGGATGCCAAAGGAAGAGCAGTTGGAGAGGTTTTCAAGGATCTTGGTGGTGCACAGAAAGCAGAA ATCCTTCGAGCGCTGGCGTTCAAAGTTCTTGGAAGCATGGGTTAG
- a CDS encoding hypothetical protein (Similar to gi|3850122|emb|CAA21923.1| putative 2-deoxyglucose-6-phosphate phosphatase [Candida albicans], FASTA scores: opt: 391, E(): 1.8e-18, (35.743% identity (61.847% similar) in 249 aa overlap (1-234:1-238)); HMMPfam hit to Hydrolase, haloacid dehalogenase-like hydrolase, score: 89.5, E(): 8.5e-24): MSKTTTTTTRAMLFDMDGTLLDSTPAVLATWEYFAKEYDLDLHQVLRTSHGVRTIDNMRKWCGIEDPIQLRDATETFESMIVTEAKQLQAAGKEGLIALPNVLPLLNKLNASPIPVWAIVTSATTVYASAALPTAGIPETPKLITGDDVRNGKPDPEPYLAGAKALDVDVKDCVVVEDAPSGIKSGVASGARVLAVCTSHTREQLENIGATWIVTDLSRVTFEIEGGRVKLTIDETP, from the exons ATGTCCAAgaccaccaccactaccACCCGGGCCATGCTCTTCGACATGGACGGTACTCTTCTCG ACTCTACTCCCGCCGTGTTGGCCACTTGGGAGTATTTTGCCAAGGAGTATGATCTTGACCTTCACCAGGTTTTGCGTACTTCCCACGGAGTGAGAACTATTGACAACATGAGGAAATGGTGCGGAATCGAGGACCCTATCCAACTGAGG GATGCAACCGAGACCTTTGAGAGCATGATTGTCACCGAGGCCAAGCAACTGCAGGCTGCTGGCAAGGAAGGCCTTATCGCCCTTCCTAAtgtccttccccttctcaacaagctcaaCGCCTCCCCCATCCCTGTCTGGGCTATTGTCACCTCTGCAACCACTGTCTATGCCTCTGCTGCCTTGCCAACAGCTGGTATCCCCGAAACGCCCAAATTGATTACTGGTGATGATGTTCGTAATGGAAAGCCTGACCCAGAGCCTTATTTGGCGGGCGCCAAAGCTCTCGATGTGGATGTCAAAGATT GTGTTGTCGTAGAAGACGCCCCTTCAGGTATCAAGTCTGGTGTTGCTAGTGGCGCAAGGGTCTTGGCCGTCTGCACATCCCACACCAGAGAACAATTAGAAAATATCGGTGCCACCTGGATCGTGACTGACCTATCTCG AGTAACATTCGAGATTGAAGGCGGACGAGTGAAGTTGACCATCGACGAGACCCCTTAG
- a CDS encoding hypothetical protein (Similar to gi|46097749|gb|EAK82982.1| hypothetical protein UM05108.1 [Ustilago maydis 521], FASTA scores: opt: 4256, E(): 0, (56.272% identity (80.556% similar) in 1116 aa overlap (11-1113:10-1108))) yields the protein MAASVNHNAPAGAVVVMEKTDKRDYLIDLEKTAQASWAEQHLFETNPPPLPEGVSSYSEFFASGKSMEEVHEKNPKWFGTFPYAYMNGSLHLGHAFTISKVEFAAGFERMRGKRVLFPVGYHATGMPIKAASDKLIREMEMFGEDFARYKEDEPEEVEPAAATAAPAKSLESTDPSKAKKGKLNAKSTGLTYQFQILELIGVPRDELKKFADPSHWLHYFPPIAKQDLSGLGARVDWRRQFITTDANLYYDSFVRWQMNKLYKQNRVKFGKRYTIYSPKDGQPCMDHDRASGEAVNPQEYTAVKMEVLEWGPTVPEGVKKAVEGRKVWMVAATLRPETMYGQTNCFVGPNLKYGLFEASDNELFLVTERSARNMAFQGIFDRPKGACNKVADIIGSDLLGTKVNPPFGLVKEVYVLPMEGVLATKGTGVVTSVPSDSPDDYRTLMDLRKKAEMYKIKPEWAAIDPIPVLRTPKYGDMAAEVLCTELKIQSQRDKDKLAEAKDLTYKEGFYNGVMTVGDFAGTPVSEAKPKVREQMIQAGLACPYAEPESEVISRSADVCVVALVDQWYLDYGEDGWKTQAFKLLNKLNTYQNETRHAFEGVLNWLNQWACARSYGLGSKLPWDPVWLIESLSDSTVYMSYYTVANLLHEDMFGKNPGPLGITPEQMTDEVWEYVLADGQLPADSPVDAEKAAQLKYHFNYFYPLDVRSSGKDLIPNHLTFWVYCHAALFPEKHWPKAVRANGHLMLNGKKMSKSTGNFLTMKEATKKYGSDAMRLTLADAGDDITDANFEETVANAAILRLHTCSSWAEEMKSTKDQLRTGEWNDFDRGFRAEMDALIKEAYGAFEQMEYKRALKAGLYDFENARNWYRMVSDPVNSGSGMHRDLVFAWLRAHVLLITPFTPHYSEHIWKNVLGETSSIQTALFPEPSGPIDPTVLEQTEYLRGVVDAIRSAEAQAGKKKGKKAAAAVYDPSKPKKVRMYVAKNFPEWQEKAIGVIKNQAWDGEKVDDVKLRKGLEEVGLMKDKKVMPFCQAFKRKLAVTGPSAFDRTLPFDELYSLKMLAPLIKSSLRFEEIDVLSVEEAREIIEKDGEKEGWAKEKIEVAEPAVPGVQFWNV from the exons ATGGCCGCCAGCGTAAACCACAATGCGCCTGCCGGGGCTGTCGTGGTCATGGAAAAG ACCGACAAAAGAGACTACCTTATCGACCTCGAAAAGACTGCCCAGGCTTCTTGGGCCGAGCAGCACCTCTTTGAGACCAAcccccctcctcttcctgagGGTGTCAGCTCTTACTCTGAATTCTTCGCTTCCGGCAAGTCTATGGAGGAGGTTCACGAGAAAAACCCCAAATGGTTCGGTACTTTTCCTTACGCCTACATGAACGgttctctccatcttggTCACGCTTTCACCATCAGCAAGGTCGAGTTTGCCGCTGGTTTTGAGAGGATGCGTGGGAAGAGGGTCTTGTTCCCTGTTGGGTACCACGCCACTGGTATGCCTATCAAA GCCGCCTCTGACAAGCTTATCCGAGAAATGGAGATGTTCGGTGAGGACTTTGCTCGCtacaaggaggatgagccCGAGGAGGTTGAGCCCGCCGCTGCTACCGCTGCCCCCGCCAAGTCCCTCGAGTCTACCGATCCCtccaaggccaagaagggaAAGCTCAACGCCAAGTCAACCGGTCTCACCTACCAATTCCAAATCCTCGAGCTCATCGGTGTCCCCCGTGACGAACTCAAGAAGTTCGCTGATCCTTCCCACTGGCTCCACTATTTCCCTCCTATCGCTAAACAGGACTTGAGCGGTCTTGGCGCCAGGGTTGACTGGAGGAGGCAATTCATTACCA CCGACGCGAACCTCTACTACGACAGCTTCGTCCGATGGCAAATGAACAAGCTTTACAAGCAAAACCGTGTCAAGTTCGGCAAGCGATACACCATCTACTCCCCCAAAGACGGACAACCCTGCATGGACCATGACCGTGCCAGTGGTGAGGCTGTAAACCCTCAAGAATACACTGCTGTCAAGATGGAAGTGCTCGAATGGGGGCCTACTGTTCCTGAGGgggtgaagaaggccgTCGAAGGCAGGAAGGTTTGGATGGTTGCTGCTACGCTCCGACCTGAAACTATGTATGGTCAGACCAACTGTTTCGTTGGCCCCAACCTCAAATACGGACTCTTCGAGGCTTCCGACAATGAACTTTTCCTTGTTACTGAGCGATCAGCCCGTAACATGGCCTTCCAGGGTATCTTTGACCGACCCAAGGGCGCTTGCAACAAGGTTGCGGACATTATTGGTTCCGATTTGCTCGGTACCAAGGTCAACCCCCCTTTCGGTCTCGTCAAGGAAGTCTACGTCCTCCCCATGGAGGGTGTCCTTGCCACCAAG GGTACCGGTGTTGTTACTTCTGTCCCATCCGACTCCCCCGATGACTACCGAACCCTTATGGACCTCCGTAAGAAGGCCGAGATGTACAAAATTAAGCCCGAATGGGCTGCCATCGACCCCATTCCAGTACTCAGAACTCCCAAATACGGCGATATGGCCGCCGAGGTCCTCTGTACTGAGCTCAAGATTCAATCTCAGCGTGACAAGGACAAACTTGCCGAGGCCAAGGACCTTACTTACAAGGAGGGCTTCTACAACGGTGTCATGACCGTTGGTGACTTTGCGGGGACTCCTGTTAGTGAAGCCAAGCCCAAGGTCCGAGAGCAGATGATCCAGGCTGGTTTGGCTTGCCCTTACGCCGAACCCGAGAGTGAAGTCATCTCTCGAAGTGCCGACGTTTGTGTTGTTGCCCTTGTTGACCAATGGTACCTCGACTACGGAGAGGACGGCTGGAAGACTCAGGCTTTCAA GCTTCTCAATAAGCTCAACACTTACCAGAACGAGACCCGACACGCCTTTGAGGGTGTCCTCAATTGGCTCAACCAGTGGGCGTGCGCTCGATCTTACGGTCTCGGTTCTAAGCTCCCTTGGGATCCTGTCTGGCTTATCGAGTCTCTCTCCGACTCCACCGTCTACATGTCGTACTACACTGTCgccaacctcctccacgAAGACATGTTCGGCAAGAACCCCGGTCCGCTTGGTATTACCCCTGAGCAGATGACCGATGAGGTCTGGGAGTACGTCCTCGCTGACGGTCAGCTCCCTGCCGACAGCCCTGTCGATGCCGAGAAGGCCGCTCAGCTCAAGTACCATTTCAACTACTTTTACCCTCTCGACGTCAGATCTTCCGGCAAGGATCTTATCCCTAACCACTTGACGTTCTGGGTCTACTGCCACGCTGCTCTCTTCCCTGAGAAGCACTGGCCCAAGGCTGTCAGGGCCAACGGTCATTTGATGCTTaacggaaagaagatgtccAAGTCTACCGGTAACTTCTTGACCATGAAGGAGGCTACCAAGAAATACGGTTCCGACGCGATGAGGTTGACTCTCGCCGATGCCGGTGACGACATCACCGATGCCAA CTTCGAGGAGACTGTCGCCAACGCTGCCATTCTTCGACTTCACACCTGCTCCAGTTGGGccgaggagatgaagtCTACCAAGGACCAGCTCAGGACTGGTGAATGGAATGACTTTGACCGTGGCTTTAGGGCAGAGATGGATGCTCTCATCAAGGAGGCGTACGGCGCCTTTGAGCAAATGGAGTACAAGCGCGCCCTCAAAGCGGGTCTCTATGACTTTGAGAACGCTCGAAACTGGTACCGAATGGTGTCTGACCCCGTCAACAGCGGCTCCGGCATGCACCGCGACCTCGTCTTCGCCTGGCTTCGCGCCCatgtcctcctcatcaCACCCTTCACTCCCCACTATTCTGAGCACATCTGGAAGAACGTTCTTGGCGAGACTTCCTCCATCCAGACCGCTCTTTTCCCCGAGCCTTCAGGCCCTATCGACCCCACAGTCCTCGAGCAGACCGAGTACCTCCGTGGTGTCGTTGATGCTATCCGATCTGCCGAGGCGCAGGCTggtaagaagaaggggaagaaggctgctgctgccgtCTATGACCCTAGCAAGCCCAAGAAGGTCAGGATGTACGTTGCCAAAAACTTCCCTGAATGGCAAGAAAAGGCTATCGGTGTCATCAAGAACCAGGCCTGGGATGGTGAGAAAGTGGACGACGTTAAGCTCAGGAAGGGtttggaggaggttggTTTAatgaaggacaagaaggtcaTGCCTTTCTGCCAGGCTTTCAAG AGGAAACTTGCTGTTACCGGTCCCTCTGCCTTTGACCGAACTCTTCCCTTCGATGAGCTCTACTCTCTCAAGATGCTCGCCCCTCTCATCAAGTCTTCTCTCCGATTCGAGGAAATTGACGTGCTCAGTGTGGAGGAGGCTAGGGAGATcattgagaaggatggtgagaaggaaggatgggccaaggaaaagattgaGGTTGCCGAGCCCGCTGTCCCTGGTGTTCAGTTCTGGAACGTATAG
- a CDS encoding hypothetical protein (Match to ESTs gb|CF190161.1|CF190161, gb|CF194564.1|CF194564, gb|CF194186.1|CF194186; Similar to gi|6166139|sp|O42671|EF1A_CRYNE ELONGATION FACTOR 1-ALPHA (EF-1-ALPHA), FASTA scores: opt: 3014, E(): 4.2e-192, (98.911% identity (99.564% similar) in 459 aa overlap (1-459:1-459)); HMMPfam hit to GTP_EFTU, Elongation factor Tu GTP binding domain, score: 370.8, E(): 1.7e-108; HMMPfam hit to GTP_EFTU_D2, Elongation factor Tu domain 2, score: 86.2, E(): 8.1e-23; HMMPfam hit to GTP_EFTU_D3, Elongation factor Tu C-terminal domain, score: 213.9, E(): 2.9e-61) has translation MGKDKLHVNVVVIGHVDSGKSTTTGHLIYKCGGIDKRTIEKFEKEAQELGKSSFKYAWVLDKLKAERERGITIDIALWKFETPRYQVTVIDAPGHRDFIKNMITGTSQADCAILIIATGIGEFEAGISKDGQTREHALLAFTLGVRQLIVACNKMDTCKWSEDRFNEIVKETNGFIKKVGYNPKAVPFVPISGWHGDNMLEETTNMPWYKGWTKETKSGVSKGKTLLEAIDAIEPPTRPTDKPLRLPLQDVYKIGGIGTVPVGRVETGVIKAGMVVKFAPTNVTTEVKSVEMHHEQIPEGLPGDNVGFNVKNVSIKDIRRGNVCGDSKNDPPMEAASFNAQVIVLNHPGQIGAGYTPVLDCHTAHIACKFAELIEKIDRRTGKVMEAAPKFVKSGDAAIVKLVAQKPLCVETYADYPPLGRFAVRDMRQTVAVGVIKSVDKTEKGGKVTKAAEKAAKKK, from the exons ATGGGTAAGGACAAGCTGCACGT CAACGTCGTTGTTATCGGTCACGTCGACTCCGGTAAGTCGACCACCACCGGTCACTTGATCTACAAGTGCGGTGGTATCGACAAGCGAACCATTGAGAagttcgagaaggaggctcAAGAGCTCGGAAAGT CTTCTTTCAAGTACGCTTGGGTTCTTGACAAGCTTAAGGCCGAGCGAGAGCGAGGTATCACCATCGACATTGCTCTTTGGAAGTTCGAGACCCCCAGGTACCAGGTCACCGTCATTGACGCCCCCGGTCACCGAGACTTCATCAAGAACATGATCACCGGTACCTCCCAGGCTGACTGtgccatcctcatcattgCCACCGGTATCGGTGAGTTCGAGGCCGGTATCTCCAAGGACGGTCAGACCCGAGAGCacgccctcctcgccttcaCCCTCGGTGTCAGGCAGCTCATTGTTGCTTGCAACAAGATGGACACCTGCAAGTGGTCCGAGGACCGATTCAACGAAATCGTCAAGGAGACCAACGGTTTCATCAAGAAGGTTGGTTACAACCCCAAGGCTGTCCCCTTCGTCCCCATCTCTGGTTGGCACGGTGACAACATGTTGGAGGAGACCACCAA CATGCCCTGGTACAAGGGATGGACCAAGGAGACCAAGTCTGGTGTTTCCAAGGGTAAGACCCTCCTCGAGGCCATCGACGCCATCGAGCCCCCTACCCGACCCACCGACAAGCCCCTCCGTCTCCCTCTCCAGGACGTCTACAAGATCGGTGGTATCGGCACAGTCCCTGTCGGCCGAGTCGAGACCGGTGTCATCAAGGCCG GTATGGTCGTCAAGTTCGCCCCCACCAACGTCACCACTGAAGTCAAGTCCGTTGAGATGCACCACGAGCAGATCCCCGAGGGTCTTCCCGGAGACAACGTTGGTTTCAACGTCAAGAACGTTTCCATCAAGGACATCCGACGAGGTAACGTCTGTGGTGACTCCAAGAACGACCCCCCTATGGAGGCTGCTTCTTTCAACGCCCAGGTTATCGTCCTTAACCACCCTGGTCAGATCGGTGCCGGTTACACCCCCGTTCTCGACTGTCACACTGCCC ACATTGCCTGCAAGTTTGCTGAGTTGATCGAGAAGATTGACCGACGAACCGGTAAGGTCATGGAGGCCGCCCCCAAGTTCGTCAAGTCTGGTGACGCCGCCATTGTCAAGCTTGTTGCCCAGAAGCCCCTCTGTGTTGAGACCTACGCCGACTACCCCCCTCTTGGTCGATTCGCCGTCCGAGACATGCGACAGACCGTTGCCGTTGGTGTTATCAAGAGCGTGGACAAGACCGAGAAGGGTGGCAAGGTCACCAAGGCTGCTGAGAAGGctgccaagaagaagtaa
- a CDS encoding ribosome biogenesis protein NSA2 (Match to ESTs gb|CF188185.1|CF188185, gb|CF188184.1|CF188184; Similar to gi|46097616|gb|EAK82849.1| hypothetical protein UM05236.1 [Ustilago maydis 521], FASTA scores: opt: 1282, E(): 2.5e-75, (75.591% identity (93.307% similar) in 254 aa overlap (1-254:18-271)); HMMPfam hit to Ribosomal_S8e, Ribosomal protein S8e, score: 289.2, E(): 6.5e-84): MEEHRKRHGRRLDYEEKKRKRTAREAHKASADAQKIFGHKAKLHHARRHAEKVQMKKTLKAHDERNVKQKDDGAVKEGALPAYLLDRDGQKDAKALSSAVKDRRKDRAAKYSVPLPKVRGIAEEEMFKVIKTGKSKSKSWKRMVNKATFVGEGFTRKPVKLERFIRPMGLRMTKANVTHPELKTTFQLPILGVKKNPQSPLYTSLGVLTKGTILEVNVSELGMVTTGGKVVWSKYAQITNNPENDGCINSVLLV, encoded by the exons ATGGAAGAGCACCGTAAACGACACGGTCGACGATTGGATtacgaggagaagaa GCGAAAGCGTACCGCCCGTGAAGCCCACAAGGCCTCTGCCGATGCCCAGAAGATCTTCGGCCACAAGGCCAAGCTTCACCACGCTCGACGACATGCTGAGAAGGttcagatgaagaaaacGCTTAAGGCGCACGACGAGAGGAATGTTAAGCAAAAGGATGACGGTGCTGTCAAGGAGGGTGCTTTGCCAGCCTATCTTTTGGATCGTGACGGACAGAAA GATGCCAAAGCCCTTTCATCAGCTGTCAAGGACAGAAGAAAGGACCGAGCCGCCAAATACTCTGTGCCTCTTCCCAAGGTCAGGGGTAtcgctgaagaagaaatgttCAAGGTCATCAAGACCGGAAAGAGCAAATCTAAGAGTTGGAAACGCATGGTCAACAAGGCCACGTTTGTTGGTGAAGGTTTCACTAGAAAGCCTGTTAAGCtcgag CGATTCATCCGACCTATGGGTTTG CGTATGACCAAGGCGAATGTTACTCACCCCGAGCTCAAGACCACCTTCCAATTACCTATTCTTGGTGTCAAGAAGAACCCCCAATCACCGCTTTACACCTCTCTTG GTGTCCTTACTAAGGGTACTATCCTTGAAGTCAACGTTAGTGAATTGGGTATGGTTACTACCGGTGGTAAGGTCGTCTGGTCCA AGTATGCTCAGATCACAAACAACCCAGAGAACGACGGCTGCATCAACTCTGTTCTCTTAGTGTAA
- a CDS encoding hypothetical protein (Match to EST gb|CF186357.1|CF186357; Similar to gi|19113006|ref|NP_596214.1| hypothetical protein [Schizosaccharomyces pombe], FASTA scores: opt: 368, E(): 4.8e-17, (51.020% identity (82.653% similar) in 98 aa overlap (61-158:41-138)); HMMPfam hit to DUF846, Eukaryotic protein of unknown function (DUF846), score: 111.1, E(): 2.6e-30): MSANAPLLSGTIEPDEEAPSIPRGNIGTSSSPRPAQTPVVLVPGTQASGVGNAEEGGIRGILKQSSHPMALAFLYLFRSAAIAVYVLCGLFTDNYVLSIVVVVILLSLDFWNTRNVAGRTLVGLRYWNEVDEEGESSWVFESRDPSRPANPIDAKMFWVNRPLCVSFRMVSTLNRIPSQVQCFVSLSCFSFLEHNLTWPRFLPIVVLALVFNLSNLLGFTYVPLTVPILFFSHLSDMPIVTLRNDGPTELSAETFLASILVALVARWLAA; encoded by the exons ATGTCAGCCAACGCGCCACTCCTCTCGGGGACCATTGAAccagatgaagaggccCCGTCCATCCCTCGGGGTAACATTGGcacatcatcctcacctCGACCCGCCCAAACGCCGGTGGTTCTTGTCCCGGGAACACAAGCATCTGGTGTCGGGAATGCCGAAGAGGGCGGTATC AGGGGTATCTTGAAGCAATCAAGCCATCCTATGGCTTTGGCATTCCTGTATTTATTCCGGAGTGCAGCTATCGCTGTTTATGTTCTATGCGGATTAT TTACAGATAACTATGTGCTGAGC ATCGTGGTTGTCGTGATACTCCTTTCTCTCGATTTTTGGAATACACGA AATGTCGCGGGGAGAACTTTAGTCGGGTTGAGATATTGGAACGAagtagatgaggaaggtgaaAGTTCTTGGGTGTTTGAGTCGAGGGAC CCTTCTCGGCCGGCCAATCCTATTGATGCCAA GATGTTCTGGGTGA ATCGCCCTCTATGCGTATCCTTTAGGATGGTTAGCACTCTTAATCGTATCCCTTCTCAAGTTCAATGTTTCGTGAGTCTATCATGTTTCAGCTTTCTAGAGCACAATCTGACGTGGCCAAGATTCTTGCCCATTGTGGTACTAGCTCTCGTGTTTAACTTGTCCAATCTGTTGGGATTCACGTATGTGCCTCTCACGGTCCCTATACTATTTTTCTCACACCTCTCAGATATGCCGATCGTGACGCTCAGAAACGATGGGCCAACCGAGTTGTCAGCGGAAACGTTTTTGGCTTCGATCTTGGTGGCCTTGGTGGCCAGATGGTTGGCGGCCTAG